A single region of the Dehalococcoides mccartyi genome encodes:
- a CDS encoding FAS1-like dehydratase domain-containing protein gives MLNTKYTLEDLRANPGLKLLPLRLVIERGMVERFCRATGDDVENWQAEAPPSLALTLGFGQMLEAISADNITVLHGSSELESLKPLEIGQEVVVETSLLSLRERPGKMGLSSFLNFEMQVSNNKGELLARVCQLAIVYSA, from the coding sequence ATGCTGAATACCAAATACACTTTGGAAGACTTACGAGCGAATCCCGGTTTAAAACTACTGCCTCTTAGGCTGGTCATTGAGCGGGGTATGGTTGAGCGTTTTTGCAGAGCTACCGGTGATGATGTGGAGAACTGGCAGGCCGAAGCACCACCTTCATTGGCACTCACTTTGGGTTTTGGGCAGATGCTGGAAGCTATCTCGGCGGATAATATTACTGTCCTTCATGGCTCAAGTGAGCTGGAAAGCTTAAAACCCCTTGAAATAGGGCAGGAAGTGGTGGTGGAGACCAGTTTGCTAAGTTTACGGGAACGTCCGGGCAAAATGGGGCTTTCGTCATTCCTTAATTTTGAAATGCAGGTATCAAATAACAAAGGGGAGCTGCTAGCCAGGGTTTGCCAGCTGGCTATAGTGTATTCGGCATGA
- a CDS encoding MaoC/PaaZ C-terminal domain-containing protein, whose product MPAGYSVFGMTSVFENITEGQEITCQMLALSSCDLVIWAGASGDYNPIHYDKDIALKRGLNGVVVPGQLVGAMLGKLASRFACPSGRLAKLSVSYKKMMPLGETLFLKGVVSSKADTSESKTLSLKLWAEDTAGDKTVTAAAVILY is encoded by the coding sequence TTGCCAGCTGGCTATAGTGTATTCGGCATGACCAGTGTTTTTGAAAATATAACCGAAGGGCAGGAAATAACCTGCCAGATGCTTGCCCTTAGCAGCTGTGACCTGGTTATCTGGGCGGGAGCTTCGGGGGACTATAATCCCATTCATTATGATAAAGACATAGCTTTGAAAAGGGGTTTGAACGGAGTGGTAGTGCCGGGGCAATTGGTGGGGGCTATGCTGGGTAAGCTGGCATCCCGCTTTGCCTGCCCCTCTGGCAGGCTTGCAAAACTATCAGTCAGCTATAAAAAGATGATGCCTTTGGGGGAAACCCTTTTTCTGAAAGGTGTGGTATCCTCAAAGGCAGATACTTCGGAAAGCAAAACCTTGAGCCTGAAACTCTGGGCGGAAGATACTGCCGGGGATAAAACCGTTACCGCGGCGGCTGTTATACTTTATTAG
- a CDS encoding GNAT family N-acetyltransferase — MIHAQGKLTRLRDKRLEDASLDYIWQTDPELSRLDAAEPLTIPFRTFLGEYIFVLENSLSLRVQFGIETLRGEYIGYCACYNWDRAAGEAEAGIMIGQKEYWGKGYGSDALGLMVGYVFENTSLKRLYLKTLSDNTRAQCAFKKCGFKPFGERESGQHRFIMMELLKANWLKNKDLLAEEHQSNKV; from the coding sequence GTGATACACGCTCAGGGAAAGCTGACCCGGCTGAGAGACAAACGTCTGGAAGATGCCTCGCTAGATTATATCTGGCAGACTGACCCGGAGCTTAGCCGCCTGGATGCGGCAGAGCCTCTGACTATCCCCTTCAGAACCTTCCTGGGTGAATATATATTCGTACTGGAAAATTCTTTATCCCTGCGGGTGCAATTCGGCATTGAAACCCTCCGGGGGGAATATATTGGCTACTGCGCCTGTTACAACTGGGACAGAGCCGCCGGAGAAGCGGAAGCAGGCATAATGATAGGTCAAAAAGAATACTGGGGCAAAGGTTACGGCAGTGACGCTCTGGGGCTGATGGTTGGATATGTGTTTGAAAACACCAGCCTAAAAAGACTTTACCTGAAAACCCTATCTGATAATACCCGTGCCCAGTGTGCCTTTAAAAAATGCGGCTTTAAACCTTTCGGGGAAAGAGAATCAGGCCAGCACCGGTTTATAATGATGGAACTTTTAAAAGCAAACTGGTTGAAAAACAAAGACCTGCTGGCTGAAGAACATCAGTCTAATAAAGTATAA